GACCTGATCTCCGGGTTATGCTTCACGGCCACGAGAATCGTGTTGGCGACGTGTTTTGACGCACCGAACGTGGGGTGAGATGAGGCCTTAACGCCGGCTTGAAGCCTAACGATCCTTCCCGGTATGGCGGCTACATCCATGGTTGACGCTGCGTGGCTTAAAGCCATGGCGATGTTGGATTGGGATTCAGGTATCAGAGACGCCACCTTTGGGGCTTTTTCCAGCATTTCTACAGCCTTCTCCACGGTTGTTAGAACTGCGTATTTCTCAGCTTCCCGGTAAAGCGGGGCCATCGGGTTTACAGGTCCGAACCCTTTCCCAACAGGGTAAGCGAATCTAATGGCTTGGGAGATGAATTCCTTCGCTTTTTTAACCGCGTCCTCAACGGTTTCCCCCTTGGCCATGTAGGCCGCGATGGCTGCTGAAAAGGCGCATCCAGTGCCATGGGTGTTCTTGGACATGATCCTCTCACCCTCGTACACCTTACACTTGCCCTCACAGTACAGCGTGTCATACACTTTATCCAAGCCCATGTGCCCACCTTTCACCACGACGGCTCCGGCCCCAAGCCGACATATCTGCTCAGCAGCCCTCTCCACATCCTTTAAGGACTCTATTTTGAAGCCTGACAATGCTTCAGCCTCCATGATGTTCGGGGTAACGATCGTAGCCATAGGAATCAACCTCCTAACCAACACGTCGACAGCTTCCTTCTTTAACAGGGGGGCTCCGCTTTTAGAGATCATGACAGGATCCACAACCAACGGGAAAACGTGTTTCTTAACTTGCTCGGCCACTGTGCAGATGATTTCCGGTGAGTATAGCATACCTGTTTTAGCCGCGTCGACGCCGATGTCCTCGACGACAGCTTCGATCTGAGCCTTCACGATCTCAGGGCTTATCCCCTGAACCCCAGTCACCGCTCGGGTGTTCTGAGCCGTGATGGCGGTGACGGCTGTCATGCCGTAGACTCCGAGGGAGGCGAATGTTTTAAGGTCCGCCTGTACCCCAGCGCCTCCGCCTGAGTCCGACCCCGCGATGGTAAGTGCTCTCGGAACCTTCATCTTCTACACCTTTTAACGCGTGAAAGCGCGTAGTTGATTAAAGCTGATATGAGAAATGATGGAATGCTTGAGCCAACCCAGGGATAAAACCTCGACAGCGCGAAGTAAAACGCCACGCCGATGAGCCATGAGGCGAGGGCTCTCGGGTTTAGCGGTTCAGCCTTAGAATAGAACTCTTCAACTCGATACTTCCCCTTCCTTACTGCGAAGAAGTCTGAAAACAATGTGCCCAGCAAGGGGACGAAGAGGGCTCCGATCATCAACAGGAAGGATTCATACTGGGTTATGGGTATTGACAAC
Above is a window of Candidatus Bathyarchaeia archaeon DNA encoding:
- a CDS encoding bifunctional hydroxymethylpyrimidine kinase/phosphomethylpyrimidine kinase — translated: MKVPRALTIAGSDSGGGAGVQADLKTFASLGVYGMTAVTAITAQNTRAVTGVQGISPEIVKAQIEAVVEDIGVDAAKTGMLYSPEIICTVAEQVKKHVFPLVVDPVMISKSGAPLLKKEAVDVLVRRLIPMATIVTPNIMEAEALSGFKIESLKDVERAAEQICRLGAGAVVVKGGHMGLDKVYDTLYCEGKCKVYEGERIMSKNTHGTGCAFSAAIAAYMAKGETVEDAVKKAKEFISQAIRFAYPVGKGFGPVNPMAPLYREAEKYAVLTTVEKAVEMLEKAPKVASLIPESQSNIAMALSHAASTMDVAAIPGRIVRLQAGVKASSHPTFGASKHVANTILVAVKHNPEIRSAMNIKYSKRLISLCESLGMAVSSYDRKLEPLEVKEKEGMTTIWGAEEAIKKLGKVPDVIYHQGDYGKEPMTIILGKDAVDVAKRVVQLSQLINP